The region GTTGCACGTATGTTTAAAACTCCATTTTTAGCAGCTATATATATATGAGAAGTTATAGCACTTAAATCACGTTTTTCTAAATATGGGCTAGTATTTGTAACGATACTTTCAAGGACATTTTTATTTATTAATACTTTCATTTTTGATTTCCTTTTATTTTTAAATTTCTTTTAGTAGCATTAGTAGGTGGTGTTAATATGTGAAAACTTTTAAATATTAGCAAATTTTCAGCTTTTTGTAGGTGAAAATATATTGAATTTTTTTCACATTTTTTCACAAATTTCATCTTGTTTTTATCCTTTTGTCAAGATTTTATTTTTCAGTTCAGTAACTCTAAGACTGAAAATTTCATTATTTTCTATTAGCTCATTTATCTTTTTTATATTATGACTAACTGCACTATGATCTTTCATACCAAAGTAACTTGCTATTTGTGGCATTGAGTTTGGTGTTAGATTTTTAGCTAGGTATATTACGATACGACGAGCTTCAACGATATTTGACACACGTGACTTGCTCTTTATATCACTTGGTTTTGTATTTAGCTCTTTACTTACGACATCTATAATACTATCTAAATTTATATTTTTACGTTTTTCTTTTATCTGATCACGCATAACATTTTTAGCAAACTCTAGTGTTATCTCCTGACGCATAAGTGTTGCGTAAGCATTTAAATTTATTATCGCACTCTCTATCTCGCGGATATTATCACCCATATTTGTAGCTATGTAATTTATTACGTCTTTATTGAGATTGATCTTATCAAATTCACATTTTTTTTGAATGATTGCTACCTTTGTATCAAGCTCAGGTGGAGTTATATCAGCTATTAATCCCCATTCAAATCGTGATTTCAGACGTTCTTCAAAGCCTTTTAATGTCTTTGGTGGACGATCGCTTGTCATAACTATCTGTCCATTTTTACTGTGAAGTTCATTAAATGTATGAAAAAATTCATCTTGAATTTTGTCTGTCTTACCTAAAAATTGAACATCGTCTATGAGTAAAACATCACATTTTCGGTATTTATCACGAAATCTCTCCATTGAGTGATTATTAATATTATAAGTAAAATCTGTGATAAATTGTTCACTTGTTACGCATATTACGACTTTGCCTTGATTAAAGCAGAAATTTCCCACTGATTGTAAAAGGTGTGTTTTGCCAAGTCCTGTTGAGCCGTAGATAAAGAGAGGATTGTATGTCATTCCAAGTTTTTCAGCAGCTGCTTTGCAACTTAAATATGCAAATTGATTTGAGTCGCCAACTACAAAATTTTCAAATGTATATGCTGGATTTAACAAAGTGCTTTGAGCTTTTATCTGTTTGACATCGACTTGGACTTGCTTTGTACTTTTTGGTCTATTTGATATTGTTATAGTTATGTTTGGCTTGATACCTGTTTTAACTTCAAAAAGGTGTGCTATTTTAGCTGTGTAGCGAGTTTGTATAAATTTTGATATTAACTCATTTGGAGCATTGAATACGATATTATCACTACTTGAAGCTTTTTCATTAAATTTAAGTTGTTTTATATAATATTCATATTCATTTGGTGATATTTCACCGCTTAAAAGTTCTAAAACTTCATCTACAAGCAAACTTTGACCTTTATAAAAATTATGCGATTAATCATTTTATCTTAAATTTAATAAATTGTTTGTTAAACTATATAAAAATAAACTTATTCACCGCGTGAAAAAAACGTGAAAAACTATTGAAAAGAGTGTGATGAAAATTTTAGGTATTGATCCTGGTAGTAGAAATTGTGGTTATGCGATAGTTGAAAAGACAGTTGTAAAAACTAGTCTAATAGAAGCAGGACTTATCAAAATTAAGCCAAATACACTTCAATATCAAATAACCGAGCTTTGTGAAGGGCTAGATTTAATATTTAAGACTTATAAATTTGATGAGGTGGCGATAGAGGATATATTTTTTGCTTATAATCCTAAAACCGTGCTTAAACTTGCTCAATTTCGTGGGGCTTTAAGTCTTAAAATTTTACAACTTCACGGTGACTTTGCCGAATATACACCACTTCAAGTTAAGAAGGCAATTACAGGTAAAGCAAAGGCAGATAAAGAGCAGGTAGCATTTATGGTGAAAAAAATTTTAGGTATAAATAAAGAGATAAAACCACTTGATATAACTGATGCTATCGCTATTGCACTAACTCATGCCAATAATTTAAGAATAAGAGCATAATTTATAAATTTCATTTAAAGTATATTTGTGATTTGCTATAATTAGAACCATTTAAATTTAAAGGTATTTTATGCAAGAAAAACAAGAGAGTATAGACAGACAAAAATCAAATGATGTCCTACTTTATGGCATAGATGAGACTCCTCCGCTTAGTATGACGATCATTTTGGCTTTACAACATATCTTAGCAGCCTTTGCTGGTATCATTGCTGTTCCACTTGTAGTATGTGCTGTACTTAAATTTAGTGTAGAGCAAACTGCTATAATGGTAGGTGCTACGATATTAGCCTCTGGTATCACTACGATAGTTCAATCACGTGGGCTAGGTATTATTGGCTCAAGAGTTTCAGGTATGATGGGGACAGATTTTACCTTTGTTAATCCCTCAATCACAGTCGGATCACAGTTTGGAGTTACAGGCATTATTTCAGCTACGATATTTGGCTCTTTTGTTGAAATTATTCTAAGTCGTTTTATAAAACCTTTGATGAAATTTTTCCCACCACTTATCACAGGTACGGTTGTGAGTCTTATTGGTATTACACTACTTCCAGTTAGTATTGATTGGGCGGCTGGTGGTTATGGAGCGGCGGATTATGGTTCACTTAGGAATTTAAGCATTGCATTTGGCATTATGCTTTTTACTCTATTTTTACACCATTTTGGCAGAGGTATCATAAGTACAGCAGCAGTTTTTATTGGTATGGTTGTTGGATATATCGTATGTATACCACTTGGTATGGTTGATCTTGACGCAGTTGCAAGAGCTGAATGGATAGCATTGCCTAAAATTTTGCAATATGGTATAAATTTTGACTTAGCATCCATTCTTGCATTTGCTCCAGCATTTTTAGTATCTACTATAGGTACAGTCGGTATTATGATGGCTATAGCCGAGTCATCAAGACAGAAAATCTCAAGCGATAGAGTGGCTTCAGGTGTACTTTGTGATGGACTTGGGTCTATGCTCGCAGGCTTTTTAGGAGCTGGACCAAACACAGCCTTTTCACAAAATATCGGACTTATAACACTTACAAAAGTCGCTAGTCGTATAGTTATGATACTTGCTGGTGTGCTTTTAGTATTTTTAGGATTTTTTCCAAAGTTAAGTGCTTTAATCGCTGTAATGCCACCATCTGTGTTAGGTGGTGTCGGTGTGATAATGTTTGGTCTAGTTGCTGCACAAGGTATAAAAACACTCTCGTCCATACGTTTAAGTGATAGAGATCTTTTAATTATCTCAATTGCTTTTGCTTTGGGCATTGGTGTAACAGTAAAGCCTGAAATTTTAAATTCATTACCAAATGCCATAAAGATGATATTTTCATCAGGGATCTCGACAGGGACGATCGTCGCACTTATTTTAAATATTATTTTAGTTAAAAAGGATGATAAAAGTGAAACTTTTAGAGGATAAAATCAAAAATGAAGGGCAAGTTTTACCTGGCAATATCTTAAAAGTTGATGGCTTTTTAAACCACCAAATAGACACCGAGCTATTTATAAAAATGGGTGAAGACTTTGCGGATCATTTTAAAAATCGCAATATAACAAAGGTCTTAACGCTTGAAGTTTCAGGCATCGCTGTGGCGTTTGCAGTTGCTTATCACCTTGGTGTGCCAGTCGTATTTGCTAAAAAAACTCATTCAGTTACGCTTAGTGATGATGTCTATACGAGTAAGGTCTTTTCACAAACTAAAAAGACAGAGTATAGTATCCGTGTTGATAAGAAATTTCTTAATAGTGATGATAATGTGCTTTTGATAGATGACTTTTTAGCAGTTGGACACGCACTCGGTGGTATGATAGAGCTTTGTAATAAAGCCGGTGCTAAGGTCGTTGGTGTTGGTATCGCGGTGGAGAAGGTCTTTCAAGGTGGTGGAGAGAAATACCGTAAAATGGGCTATGATGTCTATTCACAGGCAAAAATTTCTAAATTTAGTGATGATGGTGTAGTTTTTGAATAAATTTATTAGATATTTGGTTTTATAGACTAAGGAGAGGCGATGAAAAAGGTTATATTTTTTGTTTTAATTGTTTTAAATTTAACTGCTAGTGATTTTATCTTTGCAGATAAAAATAGCACAAAGTTAAGATCATCTTTATATTTTTCGCCACTTTTAACCACCGATACTAAGCCATATTTTAGGCAAACTTGTGAGAATTTAGGCTGCATTATGGATGATAGCTGGGCAAATAAGGAGGCGTATTTTAAAAATGCCGCTTTGATCGTTTTAAATGCTGATGATGATATTTGTTTAAAAGGGCGTGATTATTTTTCATCACGTGAGTTTGAATTTACTAAAAATCTGCGTCAAAAGATACTTTTGTCTAAATTTGGTAGAGACTATAAGCTAGTGCAATTTGAGCCTACAATGAGTGGTAAAAATAAAATTTTCTTGCGAACAGATGTAACAGTAGATGGCAAGATAATGGCTAAAATAGAGATAAATGGCAGAATTTTACCACTTACAAATCAGCATGGATATACCACCGATATGCAAATTTATAACTTAAAAATAAAAGAGTTAAAATAAGTTTATCACTCTATAATAGCCTTTGCTAATACTTTGATATTAATGTTTTATATCGTTATTATCCAGCTTAGAGGTAAATGTGCTAACTTCTTTTAAATTTAAACATATCAAATAATAGGTATTTTTTACTATTTTGTCTCTTGTATTATACACTTCTCAAAAATAAACTTATGCTCCGCAGGTAGTGCGTCGTATAGGGCATTTGCAAGGTTACGTATCTCCCAAAGGGCTGATTTGCTTGAACGAAGTGAG is a window of Campylobacter anatolicus DNA encoding:
- the ruvC gene encoding crossover junction endodeoxyribonuclease RuvC produces the protein MKILGIDPGSRNCGYAIVEKTVVKTSLIEAGLIKIKPNTLQYQITELCEGLDLIFKTYKFDEVAIEDIFFAYNPKTVLKLAQFRGALSLKILQLHGDFAEYTPLQVKKAITGKAKADKEQVAFMVKKILGINKEIKPLDITDAIAIALTHANNLRIRA
- a CDS encoding uracil-xanthine permease family protein: MQEKQESIDRQKSNDVLLYGIDETPPLSMTIILALQHILAAFAGIIAVPLVVCAVLKFSVEQTAIMVGATILASGITTIVQSRGLGIIGSRVSGMMGTDFTFVNPSITVGSQFGVTGIISATIFGSFVEIILSRFIKPLMKFFPPLITGTVVSLIGITLLPVSIDWAAGGYGAADYGSLRNLSIAFGIMLFTLFLHHFGRGIISTAAVFIGMVVGYIVCIPLGMVDLDAVARAEWIALPKILQYGINFDLASILAFAPAFLVSTIGTVGIMMAIAESSRQKISSDRVASGVLCDGLGSMLAGFLGAGPNTAFSQNIGLITLTKVASRIVMILAGVLLVFLGFFPKLSALIAVMPPSVLGGVGVIMFGLVAAQGIKTLSSIRLSDRDLLIISIAFALGIGVTVKPEILNSLPNAIKMIFSSGISTGTIVALILNIILVKKDDKSETFRG
- the dnaA gene encoding chromosomal replication initiator protein DnaA gives rise to the protein MLVDEVLELLSGEISPNEYEYYIKQLKFNEKASSSDNIVFNAPNELISKFIQTRYTAKIAHLFEVKTGIKPNITITISNRPKSTKQVQVDVKQIKAQSTLLNPAYTFENFVVGDSNQFAYLSCKAAAEKLGMTYNPLFIYGSTGLGKTHLLQSVGNFCFNQGKVVICVTSEQFITDFTYNINNHSMERFRDKYRKCDVLLIDDVQFLGKTDKIQDEFFHTFNELHSKNGQIVMTSDRPPKTLKGFEERLKSRFEWGLIADITPPELDTKVAIIQKKCEFDKINLNKDVINYIATNMGDNIREIESAIINLNAYATLMRQEITLEFAKNVMRDQIKEKRKNINLDSIIDVVSKELNTKPSDIKSKSRVSNIVEARRIVIYLAKNLTPNSMPQIASYFGMKDHSAVSHNIKKINELIENNEIFSLRVTELKNKILTKG
- a CDS encoding xanthine phosphoribosyltransferase, with the translated sequence MKLLEDKIKNEGQVLPGNILKVDGFLNHQIDTELFIKMGEDFADHFKNRNITKVLTLEVSGIAVAFAVAYHLGVPVVFAKKTHSVTLSDDVYTSKVFSQTKKTEYSIRVDKKFLNSDDNVLLIDDFLAVGHALGGMIELCNKAGAKVVGVGIAVEKVFQGGGEKYRKMGYDVYSQAKISKFSDDGVVFE